The following coding sequences are from one Microbulbifer sp. TB1203 window:
- a CDS encoding ATP-binding protein: protein MLKKISHKLMATILGVTLIAAAAIYASGYLAVRSGLGGITEQLHRRHLDSNMLESMGEEIHQLNTLINDLRTLTQSDLGGLSFQRERIPARRFFDDYAHKAAGQLEPHGLSLEPDIELDEKLSLFADKSRLKQLLDNLLQNSRRYTDADGKVQLSLYQDERELVLCWQDSAPGVPAESLPKLFERLYRVESSRNRATGGSGLGLSICKSIVEAQNGVIEAGHSELGGLAITCRLPLMT, encoded by the coding sequence ATGCTTAAGAAAATCTCCCACAAACTGATGGCAACGATACTCGGGGTAACCCTGATTGCCGCCGCAGCCATCTATGCCAGTGGCTACCTTGCGGTGCGCTCCGGTCTCGGCGGTATCACCGAACAGCTCCATCGCCGCCACCTCGACAGTAACATGCTCGAGTCCATGGGCGAGGAAATCCATCAGTTGAATACCCTGATCAACGACCTGCGCACGTTGACCCAATCGGACCTGGGCGGCCTGTCCTTCCAGCGCGAACGCATACCGGCGCGGCGCTTCTTCGACGACTATGCCCACAAGGCCGCAGGCCAGTTGGAACCCCACGGCCTCAGCCTGGAACCGGATATAGAACTGGATGAAAAACTCAGCCTGTTTGCCGACAAAAGCCGTCTCAAGCAACTGCTGGACAACCTGCTGCAGAACAGCCGGCGCTACACGGATGCAGACGGCAAGGTGCAACTCTCGCTGTATCAGGACGAACGGGAACTGGTTCTGTGCTGGCAGGACAGCGCCCCCGGCGTGCCGGCGGAGAGCCTGCCGAAACTGTTCGAGCGGCTGTACCGGGTCGAGAGTTCACGCAACCGTGCAACGGGCGGATCGGGCCTGGGGCTGTCCATCTGCAAAAGTATCGTCGAGGCACAGAACGGCGTCATTGAAGCCGGACACAGCGAACTGGGCGGACTGGCGATCACCTGCCGTCTACCGTTGATGACCTGA
- a CDS encoding helix-turn-helix domain-containing protein, with amino-acid sequence MSEKIPHSRFDTHGMTPKETLTAWYESIDVMFDARVNDVSGEAFQASIDAYMLGDLMLASAHVGAQSYERSNLRIGRDGVDHYLLQFYLTGGVARRDNKGEINSTQPGDLWITDLAQPLSSLAARSDAINLIIPRRLLSPSLEAPDIHSMRILSGQKPLVALLRSHLQALMEQAASMTIEDARAVISPTLGLAAAALNGCTDREETILGVENALLNTICRHVKGALPNADITAEQVAGQFGISLRKLSYLFESFGGFASWLRRQRLALVREALTDPVQRHRTIEEIAEAHCFSHKANLGRAFRALYGMTPGQVRALARERLAEAGIRDVDVRAGSEWRHWIAKM; translated from the coding sequence TTGAGCGAAAAAATTCCTCATTCCCGATTTGACACCCACGGGATGACCCCGAAAGAAACGTTGACGGCCTGGTATGAAAGCATCGATGTGATGTTTGATGCGCGCGTGAATGATGTGTCGGGCGAGGCATTCCAGGCGTCCATAGATGCCTACATGTTGGGTGACCTCATGCTGGCCAGCGCGCATGTCGGTGCCCAGAGCTATGAGCGTTCCAACCTGCGCATCGGCCGCGATGGGGTTGATCATTATCTGCTGCAATTTTACCTGACGGGAGGGGTTGCACGGCGCGATAATAAAGGCGAAATAAACAGCACTCAACCTGGCGATCTCTGGATCACCGATCTGGCGCAACCGCTTTCGAGTCTTGCGGCGCGCTCCGACGCAATCAACCTGATCATACCGCGCCGTCTCCTGTCTCCTTCGCTCGAGGCGCCGGACATTCACTCTATGCGCATTCTTTCCGGTCAGAAACCTCTTGTGGCCTTGCTGCGTAGCCATTTACAGGCACTGATGGAGCAGGCAGCGTCCATGACCATTGAAGATGCCCGGGCGGTGATCTCGCCGACGCTGGGGCTCGCCGCTGCCGCGCTCAATGGCTGCACCGATAGGGAAGAGACAATCCTGGGCGTGGAAAACGCGCTCCTCAATACCATTTGCCGTCATGTAAAGGGGGCGTTGCCGAACGCGGATATTACCGCTGAGCAGGTGGCCGGACAGTTCGGAATCTCCCTGCGTAAACTCAGCTACCTGTTTGAATCCTTCGGAGGATTTGCATCATGGCTGCGCAGGCAGCGCCTGGCACTTGTTCGCGAGGCACTGACCGATCCGGTACAGAGGCATCGCACGATCGAAGAGATCGCCGAGGCACACTGCTTTAGCCACAAGGCCAATCTCGGGCGGGCATTTCGCGCGCTTTACGGTATGACGCCGGGACAGGTACGCGCCCTGGCGCGGGAGCGGCTGGCGGAGGCGGGCATTCGGGATGTGGACGTTCGCGCGGGCAGTGAATGGCGGCATTGGATCGCAAAAATGTGA
- a CDS encoding POTRA domain-containing protein, with product MPALVSAQVQQDAGSLLREQERARELERLENRIPQPDETPDKAPAVESETGETVLVKEIRYTGKVELLAEAGGAGSVEVEGLRLGVAGLQALADRITYTLQQQGFLLARAVLPPQDITNGVITIEIIEGLIEKVEFAPGTGVRIRNRVLRGMIQGRVTSDHLTRRDLEETLLRLNDLPGVSTRARLQAGDSPNTSRLIIDVEQAPVFGAALSADNHGSHSTGRAQQTGLLSLADISGFGDDTRVQVLASEGMRYGRLGFDMPLFIGGPKAHLDLSTLTYENIDDTGRELELEGKAQRASAGLDYALVRTRDLTLRIGGDFEWQALTDDSIVGRLHDKRIKLWVRTKNTQKQVF from the coding sequence ATGCCCGCTTTGGTGTCTGCGCAGGTTCAACAAGACGCGGGATCTTTGCTGCGCGAACAGGAGCGGGCAAGGGAGCTGGAGCGCCTGGAAAACCGGATTCCCCAACCGGACGAAACACCGGACAAAGCGCCCGCAGTAGAGTCCGAAACCGGCGAAACCGTCCTGGTCAAGGAAATCCGCTATACCGGCAAGGTAGAACTTCTCGCCGAAGCCGGAGGTGCGGGCTCTGTGGAGGTGGAGGGCCTCAGGCTCGGGGTTGCCGGGTTGCAGGCACTGGCTGACCGTATTACCTATACGCTTCAGCAACAGGGTTTTCTTCTGGCCCGCGCCGTCCTGCCCCCCCAGGACATCACCAACGGCGTGATCACCATCGAAATCATCGAAGGGCTGATCGAGAAAGTCGAATTCGCCCCGGGTACCGGCGTCCGCATCCGCAACCGGGTTTTGCGCGGCATGATTCAAGGTCGTGTCACGTCCGATCACCTGACCAGGCGAGACCTGGAAGAAACCCTGTTGCGGTTAAACGACCTGCCCGGTGTAAGCACCAGGGCGCGCCTGCAAGCGGGCGATAGCCCCAATACCAGTCGTCTGATCATTGATGTCGAGCAGGCGCCGGTCTTTGGCGCGGCGCTATCGGCGGACAATCACGGTAGCCACAGCACCGGCCGTGCGCAGCAAACCGGTCTGCTCAGCCTGGCCGATATTTCCGGCTTTGGCGACGACACCCGTGTGCAGGTCCTCGCCTCCGAAGGCATGCGCTACGGCCGCCTCGGTTTCGACATGCCGCTATTCATCGGCGGACCGAAGGCGCACCTTGACCTCAGTACGCTCACCTACGAAAACATCGACGATACCGGTCGCGAGCTCGAGCTCGAAGGCAAGGCACAGCGGGCGAGCGCCGGCCTTGACTACGCCCTGGTTCGCACGCGCGATCTCACCTTGCGTATCGGCGGCGATTTCGAATGGCAGGCACTCACCGACGACAGCATCGTCGGACGGCTGCACGACAAAAGGATAAAGTTGTGGGTCCGTACAAAAAACACTCAGAAACAGGTGTTTTGA
- a CDS encoding ABC transporter permease, with product MNTNAVWTSFSTIIRREVRRFMRIWPQTLVPPVITMSLYFVIFGSLIGSRIGEMGGYSYMEFVVPGLIMMAVITNSYANVVSSFYSAKFQRNVEELLVSPTPNWVILAGYVLGSVTRGLIVGLVVTLIALSFTSLSVQHIGITIAIVLLTAVLFSLAGFINAIFANSFDDISIIPTFVLTPLTYLGGVFYSIELLSPFWQGLSKLNPILYMVNAFRYGVLGVSDINVVWAFAGVLSFIVLLFAWGLHLMTHGKRLRH from the coding sequence GTGAACACCAACGCCGTCTGGACTTCCTTTTCGACCATTATCCGACGGGAGGTGCGCCGCTTTATGCGCATCTGGCCGCAGACCCTGGTGCCGCCGGTGATCACCATGTCACTCTACTTCGTGATTTTCGGCTCGTTGATCGGCAGCCGCATCGGTGAGATGGGCGGCTATTCCTATATGGAGTTTGTGGTGCCGGGCCTGATCATGATGGCGGTGATCACCAACTCCTACGCCAATGTGGTGTCCTCCTTCTACAGCGCCAAATTCCAGCGCAACGTGGAGGAGCTGCTGGTTTCGCCCACCCCGAACTGGGTGATCCTGGCCGGATATGTGCTGGGGAGCGTCACCCGGGGCCTGATCGTGGGGCTGGTGGTAACACTGATCGCACTGTCTTTTACCTCGCTGAGCGTGCAGCATATCGGTATCACCATCGCCATCGTGCTGCTGACGGCGGTACTGTTTTCCCTGGCGGGGTTTATCAACGCCATCTTCGCCAACAGCTTTGACGATATCTCCATTATCCCGACCTTTGTGCTGACGCCGCTGACCTATCTCGGCGGGGTTTTCTATTCCATAGAGTTGCTGTCACCTTTCTGGCAGGGGCTGTCCAAGCTCAACCCGATTTTGTATATGGTCAACGCTTTCCGCTACGGCGTGCTGGGCGTGTCCGATATCAATGTGGTCTGGGCTTTTGCCGGTGTACTCTCATTTATCGTCCTGCTGTTTGCCTGGGGGCTGCACCTGATGACCCACGGCAAGCGTTTGCGACATTAA
- a CDS encoding ABC transporter ATP-binding protein, protein MTAALSIRNLQKTYDNGFRALNGISFEVQPGDFFALLGPNGAGKSTTIGIICSLVRKTAGQVSIFGIDIDENFPAAKQLLGVVPQEFNFSQFEKVYDIVVTQGGFYGMPRKLAEERTEKYLKQLGLWDKRGTQARMLSGGMKRRLMIARALIHEPKLLILDEPTAGVDIELRRSMWTFLQEINREGTTIILTTHYLEEAESLCRNIAIIDKGDIVENTSIKSLLKTLNKEVFILDSRDTLNECPALKGFEGRLLDDHSLEVTVEKGQSLTELFAALGEQGISIVSMRNRANRLEELFVSLLAENKQLEGEE, encoded by the coding sequence ATGACAGCCGCGCTCTCCATCCGCAATCTGCAAAAAACCTACGACAATGGCTTTCGGGCGCTGAACGGCATCAGCTTCGAGGTGCAGCCGGGGGACTTTTTCGCTCTGCTGGGCCCCAATGGCGCCGGCAAGTCCACCACCATCGGTATTATCTGCTCGCTGGTGCGCAAGACCGCGGGCCAGGTGTCTATCTTCGGTATCGATATCGACGAGAATTTTCCCGCGGCCAAACAGCTGCTGGGCGTGGTGCCCCAGGAGTTCAATTTCAGCCAGTTCGAGAAGGTCTACGATATCGTCGTTACCCAGGGTGGTTTCTACGGCATGCCGCGCAAGCTGGCGGAGGAGCGCACGGAAAAATATCTCAAGCAGCTGGGGCTGTGGGACAAACGCGGCACCCAGGCACGTATGCTCTCCGGCGGCATGAAGCGCCGGCTGATGATCGCGCGGGCGCTGATTCACGAGCCCAAACTGCTGATTCTCGACGAGCCCACCGCCGGTGTGGATATCGAACTGCGCCGCTCCATGTGGACTTTTTTACAGGAGATCAACCGGGAGGGCACAACGATTATCCTCACCACCCACTACCTGGAGGAGGCGGAGAGCCTGTGCCGCAATATCGCCATAATCGACAAGGGCGATATCGTGGAGAACACCTCGATCAAATCACTGCTGAAAACCCTGAATAAGGAAGTCTTTATTCTCGATTCCCGCGATACCCTGAATGAGTGCCCGGCCTTGAAAGGCTTCGAGGGGCGCCTGCTGGACGATCACAGCCTGGAGGTGACGGTGGAGAAGGGGCAGTCGCTTACCGAGCTGTTCGCCGCACTCGGGGAGCAGGGCATCAGCATCGTCAGTATGCGCAACCGCGCCAACCGCCTGGAGGAGTTGTTTGTCTCCCTGCTCGCGGAAAACAAGCAGCTTGAGGGGGAAGAGTAG
- a CDS encoding pyridoxal phosphate-dependent aminotransferase: protein MKDILKSEKLHGVCYEIRGPVMEAAYRMEEEGHRIFKLNIGNPAPFGFDAPDEIIQDVIHNLSQAQGYVESKGLFAARKAIMQECQTLGIEGVDIDDIYLGNGVSELISMATQALLNNGDELLLPMPNYPLWMAATNLTGAHPVLYRCDEQADWLPDIDDIKAKITPRTRGIVVINPNNPTGAVYPRALLEEIVELARVHDLVIFADEIYSKILYDDAEFTPLAKLAEDVLCLSFNGLSKSYRLAGFRSGWMIVSGAKHRARGFVEGMDILSSMRLCGNVPAMFAVQTALGGYQSIRDLVLPGGRLREQRDLACQMLNDIPGVSCVKPSGAIYLFPKLHLDRHRIDDDEHFVLEFLRQEKILLVQGSAFHWDAPDHLRIVFLPRVDDLSHAIGRLGEFLERYSAR, encoded by the coding sequence ATGAAGGACATTCTCAAATCGGAAAAGCTGCACGGCGTCTGCTACGAAATCCGCGGCCCGGTCATGGAGGCGGCCTACCGCATGGAGGAAGAGGGCCACCGCATCTTCAAGCTGAATATCGGCAATCCGGCCCCCTTCGGTTTCGACGCCCCGGATGAGATTATCCAGGATGTGATCCACAACCTGTCCCAGGCCCAGGGCTACGTGGAATCCAAGGGCCTGTTCGCCGCCCGCAAGGCCATTATGCAGGAGTGCCAGACCCTGGGCATCGAGGGTGTGGATATCGACGATATCTACCTCGGCAACGGCGTCTCCGAGCTGATTTCCATGGCCACCCAGGCACTGCTCAACAACGGCGACGAACTGCTGCTGCCGATGCCCAACTATCCCCTGTGGATGGCCGCCACCAACCTCACCGGCGCACACCCGGTACTCTACCGCTGCGACGAACAGGCGGACTGGCTGCCGGATATCGACGATATCAAGGCCAAGATCACCCCACGCACCCGCGGCATCGTGGTCATCAATCCCAACAATCCCACCGGCGCCGTGTATCCCCGCGCGCTGCTGGAGGAAATTGTAGAACTCGCACGGGTGCACGACCTGGTGATCTTCGCCGACGAGATCTACAGCAAGATCCTCTACGACGACGCGGAGTTCACCCCCCTGGCCAAACTGGCGGAGGATGTGCTCTGCCTGAGCTTCAACGGTCTCTCCAAGTCCTACCGGCTGGCGGGCTTCCGCTCCGGCTGGATGATTGTCAGTGGCGCCAAGCACCGCGCCCGCGGCTTCGTGGAGGGCATGGATATCCTCTCCTCCATGCGCCTGTGCGGCAATGTACCGGCGATGTTCGCGGTGCAGACGGCCCTCGGCGGCTACCAGAGCATCAGGGACCTGGTGCTCCCCGGCGGCCGCCTGCGAGAGCAGCGGGACCTGGCCTGCCAGATGCTGAACGATATCCCCGGGGTCAGCTGCGTCAAACCCAGCGGGGCCATTTACCTGTTCCCGAAACTGCACCTGGACAGGCACCGCATCGACGACGACGAACACTTCGTACTGGAATTCCTGCGCCAGGAAAAAATCCTGCTGGTACAGGGCAGCGCCTTCCACTGGGACGCACCGGACCACCTGCGCATCGTCTTCCTCCCCCGGGTCGACGACCTGTCCCACGCCATCGGCCGCCTGGGGGAATTCCTGGAGCGCTACTCAGCCCGATGA
- a CDS encoding class I SAM-dependent methyltransferase encodes MYRNSLLEEVGAKLAEAGADSRRLFHGRGRCYPGLEQVCVDSFSPALLVTFFEEQEREAELCERLWQLAEPRGYLGLATQRRYLPGAPVDWPCGQPVMEPVARRGDLKFPLTFARQNVGFFLDIEPGRRWLEQRVRERAGGEGGLKLLNLFAFTCAFSAVARAAGEVEVVNIDVNGGVLKRGRENHLFNKLPLKGIKFLQLDALREFNRFDRRGPFQLAVVDPPTRQKGRFDVSENYEKLLKQLPGCLAQEADLLVVLNSPRHSEAHFRELIGRADSRYEVVERLPQNPDFPDSDPDAALKMLHVKFRK; translated from the coding sequence ATGTATAGGAACAGCCTGCTGGAAGAGGTGGGAGCAAAGCTGGCGGAGGCGGGCGCGGACAGCCGGCGCCTGTTTCACGGCCGCGGCCGTTGTTATCCGGGGCTGGAGCAGGTTTGCGTGGACAGTTTTTCCCCGGCGCTGCTGGTTACCTTTTTCGAAGAACAGGAGAGGGAGGCGGAGCTGTGCGAGCGGCTCTGGCAACTGGCTGAGCCCCGAGGCTATCTCGGCCTGGCAACGCAGCGACGCTACCTGCCGGGCGCACCGGTGGACTGGCCCTGCGGCCAGCCGGTGATGGAACCGGTGGCGCGCCGCGGCGATCTCAAATTTCCGCTGACCTTCGCGCGGCAGAATGTGGGCTTTTTCCTCGATATCGAACCCGGACGCCGCTGGCTGGAGCAGCGGGTACGGGAGCGCGCCGGCGGGGAAGGCGGCCTCAAACTGCTCAACCTGTTCGCCTTCACCTGCGCCTTTTCCGCGGTGGCGCGCGCCGCCGGCGAAGTGGAGGTGGTGAATATCGATGTGAACGGCGGTGTGCTCAAGCGCGGCCGGGAAAATCACCTGTTCAACAAGCTGCCTTTGAAGGGGATCAAATTTCTGCAGTTGGATGCCCTGCGCGAATTCAACCGCTTCGACCGCCGCGGTCCCTTCCAACTGGCGGTCGTCGATCCGCCCACACGGCAGAAGGGCCGCTTCGACGTGAGTGAGAATTACGAAAAACTATTGAAGCAACTGCCCGGTTGCCTGGCGCAGGAGGCGGACCTGCTGGTGGTGCTCAACTCGCCGCGTCACAGCGAAGCGCATTTCCGCGAGTTGATCGGGCGGGCGGACAGCCGCTATGAGGTGGTGGAGCGCCTGCCGCAGAATCCGGATTTTCCCGACAGCGACCCGGATGCGGCCTTGAAGATGCTGCACGTCAAATTCCGCAAATAA
- the queF gene encoding NADPH-dependent 7-cyano-7-deazaguanine reductase QueF (Catalyzes the NADPH-dependent reduction of 7-cyano-7-deazaguanine (preQ0) to 7-aminomethyl-7-deazaguanine (preQ1) in queuosine biosynthesis) translates to MNREDWKDLPLGRETRYESTYNPQLLFPINRSISRAHLGLGDSELPFCGVDEWWGFELSWLDPKGKPQVAVGRFTFPAQSPAMVESKSFKLYLNSFNQTPFDSWNVVQEILAKDLSAVSGAEVSVALYQVEETALAVEKPQGFCLDQLDIAIHHYQPDAALLNLEESRGQVSETLYSHLLRSNCPVTGQPDWATVCVEYKGTALDREALLAYIISFREHQDFHEHCVERIFCDLQRLTSFKELTVCARYTRRGGLDINPLRSTLPDKKLPPRFSRQ, encoded by the coding sequence ATGAACCGTGAAGACTGGAAAGATCTTCCCCTCGGCCGGGAAACCCGCTACGAGTCCACCTATAACCCGCAGTTGCTGTTTCCCATCAATCGCTCGATCTCCCGTGCGCACCTTGGGCTGGGCGACAGCGAGCTGCCGTTCTGCGGCGTGGACGAGTGGTGGGGCTTCGAACTCTCCTGGCTCGATCCCAAAGGAAAGCCACAGGTGGCCGTCGGACGCTTTACCTTCCCTGCGCAGAGCCCGGCGATGGTGGAATCCAAGTCGTTCAAACTGTACCTGAATTCGTTCAACCAGACACCGTTCGACTCCTGGAATGTGGTGCAGGAAATTCTGGCAAAGGACCTGAGTGCCGTTTCCGGCGCCGAGGTGTCAGTGGCGCTGTACCAGGTGGAGGAAACTGCACTGGCGGTGGAAAAACCCCAGGGCTTTTGTCTCGACCAACTGGATATCGCCATTCACCACTACCAGCCCGACGCGGCGCTGCTGAATCTGGAGGAGAGCCGCGGCCAGGTGAGTGAAACCCTCTACAGCCACCTTCTGCGCAGCAACTGCCCGGTTACCGGCCAGCCGGACTGGGCAACGGTCTGCGTGGAGTACAAAGGCACCGCCCTGGACCGGGAAGCGCTGCTGGCCTATATCATTTCCTTCCGCGAGCACCAGGACTTCCACGAGCACTGCGTGGAACGGATCTTCTGCGACCTGCAGCGACTGACCAGTTTCAAGGAGTTGACCGTCTGTGCGCGCTATACGCGCAGGGGAGGGCTGGATATCAACCCGTTGCGCAGCACTCTCCCGGACAAAAAGCTGCCGCCAAGATTTAGCCGTCAGTAA
- a CDS encoding DUF1499 domain-containing protein, producing MTEGHWSRWLVGIQVLLLTIILLAGLALRLELVHFRLVFQVFRYAGLAALAVALLCMPVFIWGLVKRHPESRRAALWGMVLGLLPVAVPLLTVGKNNFEVPPIHDITTDTRDPPRYEQVLSLREEGDNSAEYAGEPVANQQREADIYSDIQPLQLALPVEQATQLAADVAGDMGWRVVAQDNRRGHLEAVDRTPLLGFRDDIVVRVRAEGEGSRVDVRSSSRVGKSDLGTNAKRIREFLSEMEGRGKS from the coding sequence ATGACAGAGGGACACTGGAGCCGCTGGCTGGTGGGCATTCAGGTGCTGCTGCTGACGATCATCCTTCTTGCGGGCCTGGCCCTGCGCCTGGAACTGGTGCACTTCCGCCTGGTGTTCCAGGTATTCAGGTACGCCGGCCTGGCGGCACTGGCGGTGGCGCTGCTGTGCATGCCGGTGTTTATCTGGGGGCTGGTAAAGCGACACCCGGAGAGCCGTCGCGCGGCGCTCTGGGGCATGGTGCTGGGGCTGTTGCCGGTGGCGGTACCGCTGCTCACCGTGGGCAAGAACAACTTCGAGGTGCCGCCGATCCACGATATCACCACCGATACCAGGGACCCGCCCCGGTATGAACAGGTGCTGTCCCTGCGCGAGGAGGGCGACAACAGCGCCGAATACGCCGGGGAGCCGGTGGCGAACCAGCAGCGCGAGGCAGATATCTACTCGGATATCCAGCCGCTGCAACTGGCCCTGCCGGTGGAACAGGCCACCCAACTGGCGGCCGACGTGGCCGGAGACATGGGCTGGCGGGTGGTGGCGCAGGACAACCGTCGCGGCCACCTGGAAGCGGTGGACAGGACCCCGTTGCTGGGATTCCGGGACGATATAGTGGTACGGGTACGGGCGGAAGGAGAGGGTAGCCGGGTGGATGTGCGCTCCAGCTCCCGTGTGGGCAAGAGCGACCTGGGAACCAATGCCAAACGCATTCGGGAGTTTCTCTCGGAGATGGAGGGCCGGGGCAAATCCTAG
- a CDS encoding IS110 family transposase produces MQEFNNIYVGLDVHKNSIAVAVAREGRDNPEYLGEIAHDSTSIRKLLKRLSPNGEVLNVCYEAGPTGYGLYRELTNRGHECDVVAPSLIPRKPGERLKTDRRDAQMLARLHRAGELTPVWVPDQEQEAIRDLTRAREDMKAIELKSRQRLGAFLLRHGKVYQGKSRWTQAHWRWLEEVKFDSPVQQIVLQEYVDAVSAAQQRVEDLEKVMREALQGWTLQPVAEGLMALRGVDVVTAMTILAELGDITRFDSPRELMAYLGVVPSEHSSGESRRQGGITRTGNGHVRRVLVESAHSYRYPARKTRCIQRRAEKTSDRVQAIAWESQKRLCGRSGCRKTRALLEVAKFSCGECSEMLFAIQNRSRIHVGARFSG; encoded by the coding sequence ATGCAAGAGTTTAACAATATCTACGTCGGTTTGGATGTTCACAAGAACAGTATTGCGGTTGCGGTGGCCCGGGAAGGGCGGGACAACCCGGAGTACTTGGGAGAAATTGCGCACGACAGCACCTCTATCCGCAAGCTGCTCAAGCGCTTGAGCCCCAATGGTGAGGTACTGAACGTCTGTTATGAAGCGGGCCCCACCGGCTACGGGCTGTATCGCGAGCTGACCAACCGGGGCCATGAGTGCGACGTGGTAGCGCCATCGCTGATCCCCCGCAAGCCGGGGGAGCGGCTAAAGACGGATCGCCGGGATGCCCAGATGCTGGCGCGCCTGCACAGAGCTGGAGAGCTGACCCCGGTGTGGGTACCGGACCAGGAACAGGAAGCCATACGCGATCTGACCCGTGCGCGGGAGGACATGAAGGCGATAGAGCTGAAATCCCGCCAGCGACTGGGCGCCTTCCTGCTCCGGCACGGTAAGGTTTACCAGGGGAAGAGCCGCTGGACCCAGGCCCATTGGCGCTGGCTGGAGGAAGTGAAGTTTGACAGTCCCGTCCAGCAGATCGTCTTGCAGGAGTACGTCGATGCGGTCAGTGCGGCTCAGCAGCGGGTAGAAGACCTGGAGAAGGTCATGCGCGAGGCGCTGCAAGGTTGGACATTGCAGCCGGTGGCGGAAGGCCTGATGGCCCTGCGTGGTGTCGACGTGGTTACCGCGATGACGATCCTGGCGGAGCTGGGAGACATCACCCGCTTCGACTCCCCACGGGAACTGATGGCCTATCTTGGCGTGGTACCCAGCGAACACTCCAGCGGGGAGAGTCGTCGCCAGGGCGGCATCACCCGCACGGGCAACGGCCACGTGCGGCGGGTACTGGTGGAATCAGCGCACAGCTACCGCTACCCGGCGCGCAAGACACGCTGTATCCAGCGGCGGGCCGAGAAGACCTCAGACCGGGTGCAAGCCATAGCTTGGGAGAGCCAGAAGCGCTTGTGTGGGCGTTCAGGCTGTAGAAAAACTCGAGCACTTCTTGAAGTGGCAAAGTTTTCGTGCGGAGAGTGCTCTGAAATGCTTTTCGCCATACAAAACAGGTCCAGAATTCACGTAGGAGCGCGATTTTCTGGGTAA
- the msrB gene encoding peptide-methionine (R)-S-oxide reductase MsrB, which translates to MSKEKGDNYWRDKLSPEEFQVCREAGTERPFSGEYWDLFEDGSYRCRCCGEVLFESESKFDAGCGWPSFDAEARQGVVEERVDNTLGMQRTEIVCANCGCHLGHVFPDGPTETGLRYCVNSLSVKFDPDQGEEK; encoded by the coding sequence ATGTCAAAAGAAAAAGGCGATAACTACTGGCGCGACAAGCTTTCACCGGAAGAATTTCAGGTGTGTCGCGAGGCCGGCACGGAGCGGCCGTTTTCCGGTGAGTACTGGGATCTCTTCGAGGACGGCAGCTATCGCTGCCGCTGTTGCGGCGAGGTGTTGTTCGAGTCCGAATCCAAGTTCGATGCCGGTTGCGGCTGGCCCAGCTTCGACGCGGAAGCCCGCCAGGGCGTGGTGGAAGAGCGGGTGGACAACACCCTGGGAATGCAGCGCACGGAAATCGTCTGTGCCAACTGCGGCTGCCATCTGGGGCATGTATTTCCAGACGGCCCCACAGAGACGGGATTGCGTTACTGTGTAAACTCGCTATCGGTAAAATTCGACCCCGATCAGGGAGAGGAAAAATGA
- a CDS encoding response regulator codes for MTEGARLLIVEDEAKVARLLKNFLQAQGYKCALLDRGDLVLDWLENNRADVMLLDVMLPGMDGMEVCRAVRERSTMPIIMLTARVEEVDQLLGLELGADDYICKPFNLKNVAARVAALLRRIEFEAQGPEAGEPRALLLENDNRLLLMGQPVELTATEYRILRPLYDHKGRIYTRSQLLDLAYSDYRAVTERSIDTHIKSIRKKIASVVPEVELIHSIYAMGYKWED; via the coding sequence ATGACTGAAGGCGCACGACTGCTGATCGTCGAGGACGAGGCCAAGGTGGCCCGACTGCTGAAAAATTTCCTGCAGGCCCAGGGCTATAAGTGCGCCCTGCTGGACCGCGGTGACTTGGTGCTGGACTGGCTGGAAAACAACCGCGCCGACGTGATGCTGCTGGATGTGATGTTGCCGGGCATGGACGGTATGGAAGTGTGCCGCGCGGTGCGCGAGCGCTCTACCATGCCCATCATCATGCTCACCGCCAGAGTGGAGGAAGTGGACCAGTTACTGGGGTTGGAGCTGGGCGCAGACGACTATATCTGCAAGCCGTTCAACCTGAAAAACGTCGCCGCCCGGGTGGCGGCGCTGCTGCGGCGGATAGAGTTTGAAGCCCAGGGCCCGGAGGCGGGTGAGCCCCGGGCGCTGCTGTTGGAAAACGACAATCGCCTGCTGCTGATGGGTCAGCCGGTGGAGTTGACCGCTACGGAATATCGCATTCTCCGCCCGCTCTACGACCACAAGGGGCGCATCTACACCCGCAGCCAGTTACTGGACCTGGCGTACAGCGACTACCGCGCCGTGACCGAGCGCAGCATCGATACCCATATCAAATCTATCCGCAAGAAAATTGCCAGTGTGGTGCCGGAGGTGGAGTTGATTCACTCCATTTATGCGATGGGATACAAGTGGGAAGATTGA